A single region of the Alteriqipengyuania flavescens genome encodes:
- a CDS encoding alpha/beta hydrolase: MIGRALALFAAVLLAACASVPAPDDGDLARGGRILGYGPLAVGGLPDQRISIWLPPGYDEGARRYPVLYMWDGQNLFDPASTHYGKAWMAQDVLAGMVARGEAEPHIVVGLWSPPGKDRYRTYQPEAIAELVPEEVATSVRDMAGGPLASDANVAWLADTVKPWVDRSFRTQAAPESTTIVGASMGGVLACYSLIERPDVFGRAGCVSSHFAVAAPGIAARHTPAIVGAWRSYLDHRLALPEGRRIWMDHGTAALDSYYGPYQLGIAAHLDTMAGWTRDKDFTARVYEGAEHDEIAWNARMAEMLAWLWRE; the protein is encoded by the coding sequence ATGATCGGGCGCGCGCTCGCCCTCTTTGCCGCGGTGCTGCTGGCCGCCTGCGCCAGCGTTCCCGCGCCGGACGACGGCGACCTCGCGCGCGGGGGGCGGATCTTGGGCTACGGCCCGCTCGCGGTCGGCGGGCTGCCCGACCAGCGCATCTCGATCTGGCTGCCGCCAGGCTATGACGAGGGCGCGCGGCGCTATCCGGTGCTCTACATGTGGGACGGGCAGAACCTGTTCGATCCCGCCAGCACGCACTACGGCAAGGCGTGGATGGCGCAGGACGTGCTGGCTGGAATGGTCGCGCGCGGCGAGGCGGAGCCACACATCGTCGTCGGCCTGTGGTCGCCGCCGGGCAAGGACCGCTACCGCACCTACCAACCCGAAGCCATCGCCGAACTGGTCCCCGAAGAGGTCGCGACCAGCGTCCGCGACATGGCGGGCGGGCCGCTCGCATCCGACGCGAATGTCGCCTGGCTGGCGGACACGGTAAAGCCGTGGGTCGACCGGTCATTCCGCACGCAGGCCGCACCCGAAAGCACCACGATCGTCGGCGCCAGCATGGGCGGCGTGCTGGCGTGCTACAGCCTGATAGAGCGCCCCGACGTCTTCGGCCGCGCAGGCTGCGTCAGTTCGCACTTCGCCGTTGCAGCACCGGGCATCGCCGCCCGCCATACGCCCGCTATCGTGGGCGCCTGGCGATCCTATCTCGACCACCGCCTCGCCCTGCCGGAAGGCCGCCGCATCTGGATGGACCACGGCACCGCCGCACTGGATTCCTATTACGGTCCGTACCAGCTGGGCATCGCCGCTCATCTCGACACCATGGCCGGCTGGACGCGGGACAAGGATTTCACCGCCCGCGTCTACGAAGGCGCGGAGCATGACGAGATTGCCTGGAATGCCCGCATGGCGGAAATGCTGGCGTGGCTATGGCGCGAATGA
- the queF gene encoding preQ(1) synthase → MSDTEDTSAPKFLGKDTPLPQSPETAVLDYVPNPRAGSLYMVRFAAPEFTSLCPVTGQPDFAHLVIDYAPGETIVESKSLKLFLGSFRNHCGFHEDVTVGIGQRLADEMNPQWLRIGGYWYPRGGIPIDVFWQTGAPPEGLWAPDQGVASYRGRG, encoded by the coding sequence ATGAGCGACACCGAAGACACGAGCGCGCCGAAGTTCCTCGGCAAGGATACCCCGCTGCCACAATCGCCGGAAACGGCGGTGCTGGATTATGTGCCCAATCCGCGCGCGGGATCGCTATACATGGTGCGCTTCGCCGCGCCCGAATTCACTTCGCTGTGCCCGGTGACAGGCCAACCTGATTTCGCCCATCTTGTGATCGATTACGCGCCGGGCGAGACCATCGTGGAATCGAAGAGCCTCAAGCTTTTCCTCGGCTCTTTCCGCAACCACTGCGGCTTTCACGAGGACGTGACCGTTGGCATCGGACAGCGCCTGGCGGACGAAATGAATCCGCAATGGCTGCGGATCGGAGGGTACTGGTATCCGCGCGGTGGCATTCCCATCGACGTGTTCTGGCAGACGGGCGCGCCGCCCGAAGGCCTGTGGGCGCCGGACCAGGGCGTCGCGAGCTACCGCGGCCGCGGCTAG
- a CDS encoding glycoside hydrolase family 97 protein has protein sequence MLTRTKLALGTALFALAPSLAFADEVASPDGRIVVEVDADGEGKPFYRVTRDGEEVISYSTLGFNLTDGDPLRRNFEVVGVTRAQADETWEQPWGERRFVRDHHRAMTVTFAEKNDAPRSFSVQVRVFDDGFGFRYEFPQQPGWDVARIADELTEFNLSVSGTAWWIPAGDWNRYEYLYETTPIDAVSTAHTPITMVTDTGLHLSFHEAALVDYSGMWLKRIAGTRFRATLSPSSRGAKVVRELPFHTPWRTVRMSDDPGGLVESDIDLNLNEPNKLGDVSWFEPHKYIGIWWEMHLEDSSWASGPKHGATTENAKKYIDFAAANGFRGILIEGWNVGWDGNWFGNGRDYSFTQAYPDFDIEEVARYAAEKGVRIIGHHETGGNIEVYERQLEDGFALYERLGIDAVKSGYVADAGGIIACNADEADPCAEEIFEWHDGQRMAQHHLNVVKAAARHRIAVNPHEPIKDTGLRRTYPNWVSREGARGAEYDAWAVPKNDPGHVPELVYTRMLSGPMDYTPGVLSLEGRGATQPDLSSTLARQLAFYVVIYSPIQMAADLPENLAAWPQGLDFIKRVAVDWDESHLLAGEVGKYAVFARRERGGDAWYLGGVTDEEPRDVSLSLDFLSPDTEYVATIWEDGEGADGMGDNRHAMNVREVIVRKGDTLDIGMARAGGFAAEIKFSGE, from the coding sequence ATGCTGACCCGCACCAAACTCGCCCTCGGCACCGCGCTGTTTGCGCTTGCCCCCTCGCTCGCTTTTGCCGACGAGGTCGCCTCTCCCGACGGGCGCATCGTGGTAGAAGTGGATGCGGACGGCGAAGGCAAGCCGTTCTACCGCGTCACCCGCGACGGAGAGGAAGTGATCTCTTACTCCACGCTAGGCTTCAACCTGACCGACGGCGACCCGCTGCGGCGCAATTTCGAAGTCGTCGGCGTGACCCGTGCGCAGGCGGACGAGACGTGGGAGCAGCCGTGGGGCGAGCGCCGCTTCGTGCGTGACCACCACCGCGCCATGACGGTCACTTTCGCGGAAAAGAACGACGCGCCGCGCAGCTTCAGCGTGCAGGTGCGCGTGTTCGACGACGGGTTCGGCTTCCGCTACGAATTCCCGCAGCAGCCGGGCTGGGATGTCGCGCGCATCGCCGACGAGCTGACCGAATTCAACCTCAGCGTATCGGGCACCGCATGGTGGATTCCGGCGGGCGACTGGAACCGCTACGAGTATCTGTACGAGACCACGCCGATCGACGCGGTCAGCACGGCGCACACGCCGATCACGATGGTGACGGACACCGGCCTGCACCTGTCTTTTCACGAAGCGGCGCTGGTCGATTATTCCGGCATGTGGCTGAAACGGATCGCCGGCACGCGGTTCCGCGCCACGCTTTCGCCCTCCAGCCGCGGCGCCAAGGTGGTGCGCGAGCTGCCCTTCCACACGCCGTGGCGCACCGTGCGCATGTCTGACGATCCGGGCGGCCTCGTCGAAAGCGACATCGACCTCAATCTGAACGAGCCCAACAAGCTGGGCGACGTCAGCTGGTTCGAACCGCATAAATACATTGGCATCTGGTGGGAGATGCACCTCGAGGACAGCAGCTGGGCGAGCGGGCCCAAGCATGGCGCGACCACCGAAAATGCGAAGAAATACATCGACTTCGCTGCCGCCAACGGCTTTCGCGGCATCCTGATCGAAGGGTGGAATGTCGGCTGGGACGGAAACTGGTTCGGCAACGGGCGCGATTACAGCTTCACGCAGGCCTACCCCGATTTCGATATCGAGGAGGTCGCCCGCTACGCCGCAGAAAAGGGCGTTCGGATCATCGGCCACCACGAAACCGGCGGCAATATCGAGGTGTACGAGCGCCAGCTGGAAGATGGCTTCGCGCTCTACGAAAGGCTCGGCATCGACGCGGTCAAATCGGGCTATGTCGCGGATGCGGGCGGAATCATCGCCTGCAATGCCGACGAGGCCGACCCGTGCGCGGAGGAAATCTTCGAATGGCATGACGGGCAGCGCATGGCACAGCACCACCTGAACGTGGTGAAGGCCGCCGCGCGCCACCGCATCGCGGTCAACCCGCACGAACCGATCAAGGACACCGGCCTGAGGCGCACCTATCCCAACTGGGTCAGCCGCGAGGGCGCGCGCGGGGCGGAATACGATGCCTGGGCAGTGCCGAAGAACGATCCCGGCCACGTGCCGGAACTGGTCTACACAAGGATGCTGTCGGGCCCGATGGATTACACCCCCGGCGTCCTCAGCCTGGAAGGCCGCGGCGCGACGCAGCCTGACCTGTCGAGCACCCTGGCCCGGCAGCTGGCGTTCTACGTCGTGATCTATTCGCCGATCCAGATGGCGGCCGACCTGCCGGAAAACCTCGCCGCATGGCCGCAGGGGCTCGACTTCATCAAGCGCGTCGCGGTCGACTGGGACGAAAGCCACCTGCTCGCCGGCGAGGTCGGAAAATACGCCGTTTTCGCGCGGCGCGAGCGCGGCGGCGATGCATGGTATCTGGGCGGCGTGACCGACGAGGAACCGCGCGATGTTTCGCTAAGCCTCGACTTTCTCTCTCCCGACACCGAATATGTCGCCACGATCTGGGAAGACGGCGAAGGAGCGGACGGCATGGGTGACAATCGCCACGCGATGAATGTGCGCGAAGTCATCGTGCGCAAGGGCGATACGCTGGACATCGGCATGGCGCGCGCCGGGGGCTTCGCGGCGGAAATCAAGTTCAGCGGCGAATGA
- the sseA gene encoding 3-mercaptopyruvate sulfurtransferase has product MDNLVSTQWLAQNIGASDLRIVDASKHLDPSRNARAEYEASHIPGAVFMDLDSLVDSNAASPNTLPSPEKFASRMQKLGLGDGSRIVVYDDSLLKSAARGWFMLTMFGAQYVAVLDGGLAKWKAEGRELESGTVTLRERHYTAWADDRKLRDKDAVLTNIETGREVLVDARPAARFTGEEPDIRPGIPSGHIPGSRNLPHTALFREDGTWKSPDAIREVFADAGIDLDRPVITSCGSGMTAAVLAFALHQIGKQDVALYDGSWSEWAADSTLPTALGPAD; this is encoded by the coding sequence ATGGACAATCTGGTTAGCACGCAGTGGCTGGCGCAAAATATCGGCGCAAGCGACCTGCGCATCGTAGATGCCAGCAAGCATCTCGACCCGTCCCGCAACGCGCGCGCGGAATACGAGGCGAGTCATATTCCCGGCGCGGTCTTCATGGACCTCGACTCGCTGGTCGATAGCAATGCGGCCAGCCCCAACACCCTCCCCAGCCCCGAAAAATTCGCCAGCCGGATGCAGAAGCTCGGCCTCGGCGACGGCAGCCGCATCGTGGTCTATGACGACAGCCTGCTGAAAAGCGCGGCGCGCGGGTGGTTCATGCTGACCATGTTCGGCGCGCAATATGTCGCCGTGCTCGACGGCGGGCTCGCCAAGTGGAAGGCAGAGGGGCGTGAGCTGGAAAGCGGCACCGTGACTTTGCGCGAGCGGCACTACACCGCCTGGGCCGACGACCGGAAGCTGCGCGATAAGGACGCTGTCCTCACCAACATCGAGACCGGCAGGGAAGTGCTGGTCGATGCCCGCCCCGCCGCGCGCTTCACCGGTGAGGAGCCGGACATCCGCCCCGGCATCCCGAGCGGTCACATTCCCGGATCGCGCAATCTGCCGCACACGGCGCTGTTCCGCGAGGACGGCACGTGGAAATCGCCCGACGCCATCCGCGAAGTCTTCGCCGACGCAGGCATCGATCTCGACCGGCCGGTCATCACCAGCTGCGGCAGCGGGATGACCGCGGCGGTCCTCGCCTTCGCCCTCCACCAGATCGGTAAGCAGGACGTCGCCCTCTACGATGGCAGCTGGAGCGAGTGGGCCGCCGACAGCACACTGCCGACCGCGCTTGGCCCGGCGGACTGA
- a CDS encoding alpha-amylase family glycosyl hydrolase — protein MSSHASSPAPDAQALPWWQGAAIYQIYPRSFRDTNGDGIGDLPGITSGLDHVASLGVDAVWISPFFTSPMRDFGYDVADYCDVDPIFGTLSDFDALVTRAHELGLKVLIDQVYSHTSDDHAWFAESRASRDNPKADWYVWRDAKPDGSPPTNWQSVFGGPAWTWDARRGQYYLHNFLASQPQLNGHNPDVQQALLDVAKFWLDRGVDGFRIDAINFSMHDPEFRDNPPAPPTDKPRTRPFDFQLKTYNQSHRDIPLFLERLRSLADRYDATFTLAEVGGDEALVEMKSFTQGDARLNSAYGFDFLYADKLTPQLVCRALGDWPGQPGEGWPSWAFENHDAPRAVSRWAAPEHRTAFLRCKMALLAALRGNIIVYQGEELGLTQVDIPFEQLQDPEAIANWPLTLSRDGVRTPLPWAGDAPDMGFGSAEPWLPASEDHRPLAIDRQEADDASLLHFTRDVLALRNGHPALHHGALERCRASAALLSFDRVADGERIRCLFNLSDQTIDTADAAGSPIFAVNAADTDTLPPYGALFLSC, from the coding sequence ATGAGCAGCCACGCATCCTCCCCGGCGCCGGACGCGCAGGCCCTGCCGTGGTGGCAGGGCGCGGCGATCTACCAGATCTATCCGCGCAGCTTCCGCGATACCAACGGCGACGGCATTGGAGACTTGCCGGGCATCACCAGCGGGCTGGACCATGTCGCCAGCCTGGGCGTCGATGCCGTGTGGATCAGCCCCTTCTTCACCAGCCCCATGCGCGATTTCGGCTACGACGTGGCCGATTACTGCGACGTCGACCCCATCTTCGGCACGCTGTCCGATTTCGATGCGCTGGTCACGCGCGCGCACGAACTCGGCCTCAAAGTGCTGATCGATCAGGTCTATTCCCACACGTCCGACGACCATGCGTGGTTCGCCGAAAGCCGCGCCAGCCGAGACAATCCCAAGGCCGACTGGTACGTGTGGCGCGACGCGAAGCCCGACGGGTCGCCCCCGACCAACTGGCAGTCCGTCTTCGGCGGGCCGGCATGGACCTGGGACGCACGGCGCGGCCAGTACTACCTGCACAATTTCCTCGCTAGCCAGCCGCAGCTGAACGGTCACAACCCCGACGTCCAGCAGGCCTTGCTGGACGTGGCGAAATTCTGGCTCGACCGCGGTGTCGACGGTTTTCGTATCGATGCGATCAATTTCTCGATGCACGATCCCGAATTCCGCGACAATCCGCCCGCCCCACCGACGGACAAGCCGCGCACCCGCCCGTTCGATTTCCAGCTCAAGACCTATAACCAGTCGCACCGGGACATCCCGCTGTTCCTGGAACGGCTGCGCAGCCTGGCCGACCGCTACGATGCGACCTTTACCCTGGCCGAAGTCGGCGGGGACGAAGCGCTGGTGGAAATGAAGAGCTTCACCCAGGGCGACGCGCGCCTCAACAGCGCCTACGGCTTCGACTTCCTTTATGCCGACAAGCTCACGCCGCAGCTCGTCTGCCGGGCGCTAGGCGACTGGCCGGGGCAGCCGGGCGAAGGCTGGCCCAGCTGGGCGTTCGAGAATCACGATGCGCCCCGCGCCGTATCCCGCTGGGCGGCGCCCGAACACCGCACCGCCTTCCTGCGCTGCAAGATGGCGCTGCTAGCGGCCCTGCGCGGCAACATCATCGTCTACCAGGGCGAGGAGCTGGGCCTGACCCAGGTCGACATCCCCTTCGAGCAGTTGCAGGACCCCGAGGCCATCGCGAACTGGCCGCTCACCCTGAGCCGCGACGGGGTCCGCACGCCGCTGCCGTGGGCGGGCGATGCGCCGGACATGGGCTTCGGCAGTGCCGAGCCATGGCTGCCGGCGAGCGAGGACCACCGTCCACTCGCCATCGACCGGCAGGAAGCGGACGATGCCTCCCTGCTCCACTTCACGCGCGACGTGCTGGCCCTGCGAAATGGCCACCCGGCGCTGCACCACGGGGCGCTCGAACGCTGCCGGGCAAGTGCGGCGCTGCTGAGCTTTGACCGCGTCGCAGACGGGGAGCGTATCCGCTGCCTGTTCAACCTGTCGGACCAGACGATCGACACCGCCGATGCCGCAGGATCTCCGATCTTCGCGGTCAACGCCGCCGATACCGACACCCTCCCCCCATACGGAGCCCTGTTTTTGTCATGCTGA
- the metC gene encoding cystathionine beta-lyase — translation MSKASDGNHGKYGRGTRAVRAGRREEWTGRVVNPPVWRASTHLYPDSASRKAGLKHNEDGHFYYGRRGSPTQWALADALTELEPGAFGTMLFPSGTSAISSALLTMVKPGDVLLVTDNAYEPTRGIANGILKQFGVEARYFDPLDIDGYRAAFCDRTKAVMLESPGSLTMEVCDIPALAAIAREHGATSLIDNTWAGSLGFAALEHGCDIAIQSLTKHVGGHSDVMMGSAAAGQRLYRRLRRTAQSLGIVVSPDDAALASRGLRTMPLRLERATQSALAVAKWLAAHPSVSAVLCPMLPGSPGHELWQRDFSGGCGLFSFALQGGDEDARARFIDALDLFGIGYSWGGFESLVLPVDPATCRSATAWPREGSPVQGPLVRLAIGLEDPEDLIADLERGFAAMENDA, via the coding sequence ATGAGCAAGGCATCGGACGGAAATCACGGCAAATATGGCAGGGGCACTCGCGCGGTCAGGGCGGGACGGCGCGAGGAATGGACGGGGCGGGTGGTCAATCCGCCCGTCTGGCGCGCCAGCACGCATCTCTATCCCGACAGCGCATCGCGCAAGGCGGGCCTGAAGCACAACGAGGACGGGCATTTCTACTACGGCCGCCGCGGCAGCCCGACCCAGTGGGCGCTGGCCGACGCGCTGACCGAATTGGAACCCGGCGCCTTCGGCACGATGCTGTTCCCCAGCGGCACCAGTGCGATCTCCTCCGCCCTGCTGACAATGGTAAAGCCCGGTGATGTGCTGCTGGTGACCGACAACGCCTATGAACCCACGCGCGGCATCGCGAACGGCATATTGAAGCAGTTCGGCGTGGAAGCGCGCTATTTCGACCCGCTCGACATCGATGGCTACCGCGCGGCTTTCTGCGACCGGACGAAAGCGGTGATGCTGGAAAGCCCCGGCAGCCTGACGATGGAAGTGTGCGACATTCCCGCGCTGGCAGCAATCGCGCGAGAGCATGGCGCGACCAGCCTGATCGACAACACCTGGGCGGGATCGCTCGGCTTTGCGGCTCTGGAGCATGGCTGCGATATCGCGATCCAGTCGCTGACGAAGCATGTCGGCGGCCATTCGGACGTGATGATGGGGTCCGCAGCTGCCGGGCAGCGTCTCTATCGCCGGCTGCGCCGCACGGCCCAGTCGCTCGGCATCGTGGTTTCGCCCGACGATGCGGCGCTCGCCTCCCGCGGCCTCAGGACCATGCCCCTGCGGCTGGAGCGTGCCACGCAGAGCGCGCTTGCGGTGGCGAAGTGGCTCGCGGCGCATCCTTCGGTGTCGGCGGTGCTGTGCCCCATGCTGCCGGGATCGCCCGGTCACGAGCTGTGGCAGCGCGACTTCTCCGGCGGCTGCGGCCTATTTTCCTTCGCGCTGCAGGGCGGCGACGAAGATGCGCGGGCCCGCTTCATCGACGCGCTCGACCTGTTCGGCATCGGTTACAGCTGGGGCGGGTTCGAAAGCCTCGTCCTGCCGGTCGATCCCGCCACTTGCCGCAGCGCCACCGCGTGGCCGCGCGAGGGATCGCCCGTGCAGGGCCCGCTCGTGCGCCTTGCAAT
- a CDS encoding tryptophan halogenase family protein, protein MARMKGGKAPDIIVLGGGSAGWITAALLHHAWADKGASVTLVESPAIGIIGVGEGSTPQLKAFFDLLGIDETEWMPVCDATYKLGIRFSGWSARSGFESYFHPFPGPTDLHTQPAFEQVCAAQRRGYEAGAHPDRWFLATRLADEAKAPQAGENFPFAPSYGYHFDAHKLGAFLREWCVSRGVVHREAQVADVEVAAGEVQALVCDDGTRIGGDLFVDCSGFRAVIAEALGSEFQSYGENLFADRAVVMPTPRDGTRIVPATGAIAMRAGWRWSIPLTVRTGNGYVYSSAHISDDEAAAELARECGGDAEPRFLKMRVGRMRESWRGNCLVAGLSQGFIEPLEATALHIVIHTALEFIQAHEQGGFTARHRDAFNASISERYDGIRDYIVAHYRLNRRDGDYWRANAANDAISDRLKAMMTAWFTHRDIAAANRELYPKEYYSSASWHCLFAGYGSFPPPEKMQPLPADAPLADPARIDAMLAACARNFGEYAS, encoded by the coding sequence ATGGCGCGAATGAAGGGCGGCAAGGCGCCCGACATCATCGTGCTCGGCGGCGGGAGCGCGGGCTGGATCACTGCCGCCCTGCTCCACCACGCATGGGCGGACAAGGGCGCGTCGGTTACGCTGGTCGAAAGCCCCGCCATCGGCATCATCGGTGTGGGCGAAGGCTCCACCCCGCAGCTGAAGGCGTTCTTCGACTTGCTCGGCATCGATGAAACAGAATGGATGCCCGTTTGCGACGCGACCTACAAGCTGGGCATCCGCTTTTCCGGCTGGAGCGCGCGGTCGGGCTTCGAAAGCTATTTCCACCCCTTCCCTGGCCCCACCGACCTCCACACCCAGCCCGCTTTCGAACAGGTCTGCGCGGCCCAGCGGCGCGGATACGAGGCGGGCGCGCATCCCGACCGCTGGTTCCTCGCCACCCGGTTGGCGGACGAGGCGAAGGCACCCCAAGCGGGCGAAAACTTCCCCTTCGCGCCGAGCTATGGCTACCATTTCGATGCGCACAAGCTGGGCGCATTCCTGCGCGAATGGTGCGTTTCGCGCGGCGTCGTCCACCGCGAGGCGCAAGTCGCCGATGTCGAGGTGGCAGCCGGCGAGGTACAGGCGCTCGTCTGCGATGACGGCACGCGGATTGGGGGCGACCTGTTCGTGGACTGCTCGGGCTTCCGCGCCGTGATCGCAGAAGCGCTCGGCAGCGAATTTCAGTCCTATGGCGAGAACCTGTTCGCCGATCGCGCCGTGGTTATGCCGACACCGCGTGATGGGACGCGCATCGTGCCGGCCACCGGCGCCATCGCCATGCGCGCCGGCTGGCGCTGGTCGATCCCGCTCACCGTCCGCACCGGCAACGGATACGTCTATTCATCCGCCCATATCTCCGACGACGAGGCGGCGGCCGAACTCGCGCGCGAATGCGGCGGCGACGCAGAGCCGCGTTTCCTGAAGATGCGGGTGGGCCGGATGCGCGAAAGCTGGCGCGGCAACTGCCTGGTCGCAGGCCTGTCGCAAGGCTTCATCGAGCCGCTGGAGGCGACCGCGCTCCACATCGTGATCCACACCGCGCTCGAATTCATCCAGGCGCACGAGCAAGGCGGGTTCACCGCCAGGCACCGCGACGCGTTCAACGCCTCCATCAGCGAGCGGTACGACGGCATCCGCGACTACATCGTCGCCCATTACCGGCTCAACCGGCGCGACGGCGACTACTGGCGCGCCAACGCCGCGAACGATGCCATCTCCGACCGGCTGAAGGCGATGATGACCGCGTGGTTCACCCACCGCGACATCGCCGCCGCCAACCGCGAGCTGTATCCGAAGGAATATTATTCGAGCGCCAGCTGGCACTGCCTGTTTGCAGGCTACGGCAGCTTCCCGCCGCCGGAAAAGATGCAGCCGCTGCCTGCCGATGCGCCGCTGGCCGACCCGGCGCGGATCGATGCCATGCTGGCCGCCTGCGCGCGGAATTTCGGCGAATACGCGTCCTAG
- a CDS encoding alpha-amylase family glycosyl hydrolase, translated as MTTRTALAMSLAGAALLPGCAPALAQSAPATTSAPMPTLEQVRERLAEDEVVYFVLPDRFDNGDPANDDGGYGADRLVSGYDPTHKGFYHGGDLAGLTARLDYLQGMGITAIWFAPIFANKPVQGPAGDESAGYHGYWVTDFTRIDPHFGTNEEFRTFVNAAHARGMKVYMDIITNHTADVIKYREGFSYRSKGDYPYSTRGGPDGAAINEGFMGDEVRTEENFARLTDMTYAYTPYVPEAERDVKVPAWLNDPRYYHNRGDTTFSGESARLGDFVGLDDLYTEQPFVVRGMIDIYAQWIEDFGIDGFRIDTARHVNPGFWREFVPAMLATAHARGIPNFLIFGEVYAEDPMAGYIAEYTRRDGFPAVLDFAFQQAVLRYAGAGGDASIMTRLFDGDVLYEGGEAAALKLPTFLGNHDMGRFTTMTKQRVPGISQEELLARTQLAHAMLMTLRGNPVVYSGDEQGFVGDGNDQAAREDMFPSRVASYNDNDLIGTDATTATDNFDRSHPLYRLIAQLSAVRQANPALRRGLQTMRQWDDAPGIFAVTRHDPESGQRVLLAFNNTAEPLSGNVAVDYAARDVTTLAGAACPATVAVPGSVAVNLPAFGWAVCELK; from the coding sequence ATGACCACTCGCACCGCCCTCGCCATGTCGCTCGCCGGCGCCGCGCTCCTGCCCGGCTGCGCGCCCGCTCTCGCCCAGTCCGCGCCCGCCACCACTTCAGCGCCCATGCCCACGCTGGAGCAAGTGCGCGAGAGGCTGGCGGAAGACGAAGTGGTCTATTTCGTCCTGCCCGACCGTTTCGACAACGGCGATCCCGCCAACGATGACGGCGGCTATGGCGCCGATCGGCTCGTCAGCGGATACGATCCCACGCACAAGGGCTTCTACCACGGCGGCGACCTCGCCGGGCTGACCGCGCGGCTGGATTACCTGCAGGGCATGGGCATCACCGCGATCTGGTTCGCGCCGATCTTCGCCAACAAGCCGGTCCAGGGCCCTGCGGGCGACGAGAGCGCGGGCTATCACGGCTACTGGGTCACCGATTTCACCCGGATCGACCCGCATTTCGGCACGAACGAGGAATTCCGCACTTTCGTGAATGCCGCGCACGCCCGCGGGATGAAGGTCTACATGGATATCATCACCAATCACACGGCGGATGTCATCAAGTACCGCGAAGGCTTCTCCTATCGCAGCAAGGGCGATTACCCCTACTCCACCCGCGGCGGGCCCGATGGGGCGGCAATCAACGAAGGCTTCATGGGCGACGAGGTCCGCACGGAAGAAAACTTCGCGCGGCTGACCGACATGACCTACGCCTACACGCCCTATGTGCCGGAGGCGGAGCGCGACGTTAAAGTGCCGGCGTGGCTCAACGACCCGCGCTATTACCACAACCGCGGAGACACGACTTTCAGCGGCGAAAGCGCGCGGCTGGGCGACTTCGTGGGGCTCGACGACCTTTACACCGAACAACCCTTCGTCGTGCGCGGCATGATCGACATCTACGCGCAGTGGATCGAGGATTTCGGCATCGACGGCTTCCGCATCGACACCGCGCGGCACGTGAACCCCGGTTTCTGGCGGGAATTCGTGCCTGCCATGCTGGCGACAGCCCATGCGCGAGGCATCCCCAACTTCCTGATCTTCGGCGAGGTTTACGCCGAAGATCCGATGGCGGGCTACATCGCCGAATACACGCGGCGCGACGGCTTTCCTGCCGTGCTCGACTTCGCGTTCCAGCAGGCGGTGCTCCGCTATGCCGGAGCGGGCGGCGATGCGTCCATCATGACCCGCCTCTTCGACGGCGATGTCCTGTACGAAGGCGGCGAAGCGGCCGCGCTGAAGCTGCCGACCTTCCTCGGCAACCACGACATGGGCCGCTTCACCACCATGACGAAACAGCGCGTGCCCGGCATCTCGCAAGAGGAGCTGCTGGCGCGCACGCAGCTGGCCCACGCCATGCTGATGACGCTGCGGGGCAATCCCGTAGTCTATTCCGGCGACGAGCAGGGCTTCGTCGGCGACGGCAACGACCAGGCCGCGCGAGAGGACATGTTCCCCAGCCGGGTCGCCAGCTACAACGACAACGACCTGATCGGCACCGACGCCACCACGGCGACGGACAATTTCGACCGCAGCCACCCGCTCTATCGCCTGATCGCGCAGCTTTCCGCCGTCCGGCAGGCCAACCCGGCGCTGCGCCGCGGCCTGCAGACCATGCGCCAGTGGGACGATGCGCCCGGCATCTTCGCGGTCACGCGGCACGATCCGGAAAGCGGGCAGCGTGTCCTGCTCGCCTTCAACAACACCGCCGAGCCACTTAGCGGCAATGTCGCGGTCGATTACGCCGCGCGCGATGTGACGACCCTGGCAGGCGCCGCCTGTCCCGCAACGGTCGCCGTGCCCGGCAGCGTTGCCGTAAACCTGCCCGCCTTCGGCTGGGCCGTGTGCGAACTGAAATGA